The following coding sequences are from one Sphaeramia orbicularis chromosome 11, fSphaOr1.1, whole genome shotgun sequence window:
- the umad1 gene encoding UBAP1-MVB12-associated (UMA)-domain containing protein 1 — MLSFLGLGRKDSKKSPTEKEADGGFVIVGETVEEQRQKMQSMNIAHPSTNVIVQPSKSSYKAPAPPTPFRPPTASSTTGPTVGPPAADGAPALPDLLGDVPFTLAPHVLAMQAGFPMIPDVLLSRDINYNLASFQYDFTLENSVLHNM; from the exons ATGTTGAGTTTCCTTGGACTTGGACGTAAAGACTCAAAGAAGTCACCAACCGAGAAGGAAGCAGATGGAGGCTTTGTTATTGTTG GAGAGACTGTAGAAGAGCAGAGGCAGAAGATGCAGTCCATGAACATCGCTCATCCGTCAACAAACGTCATAGTGCAGCCATCAAAG TCATCATATAAGGCTCCGGCTCCACCCACACCCTTCAGACCTCCTACTGCATCATCTACCACCGGCCCCACAGTAGGACCCCCAGCCGCAGACGGGGCTCCGGCTCTCCCAGATCTCCTCGGTGATGTCCCCTTCACTCTGGCTCCTCATGTCCTGGCCATGCAGGCAGGGTTTCCTATGATTCCAGATGTGCTGCTGTCCCGGGACATCAACTACAACCTGGCCAGTTTTCAGTACGACTTCACTTTAGAGAACTCAGTGCTTCATAACATGTAG